In the Piscinibacter sp. XHJ-5 genome, one interval contains:
- a CDS encoding NAD(P) transhydrogenase subunit alpha gives MEAISPTIINLIIFVLAIYVGYHVVWTVTPALHTPLMAVTNAISAIVVVGAMLAAALTETGLGKTMGVLAVALAAVNIFGGFLVTRRMLEMFRKKEKKPTLENKAEAKP, from the coding sequence ATGGAAGCCATTTCTCCCACCATCATCAACCTGATCATCTTCGTGCTGGCGATCTACGTCGGCTACCACGTGGTGTGGACCGTCACGCCGGCGCTGCACACGCCGCTGATGGCGGTGACCAACGCGATCTCGGCGATCGTCGTGGTCGGCGCCATGCTGGCCGCGGCGCTCACCGAGACGGGCCTGGGCAAGACGATGGGCGTGCTCGCCGTCGCGCTGGCCGCGGTGAACATCTTCGGCGGCTTCCTGGTCACGCGGCGCATGCTGGAGATGTTCAGGAAGAAGGAGAAGAAGCCCACGCTCGAGAACAAGGCGGAGGCCAAGCCATGA
- a CDS encoding TRAP transporter substrate-binding protein translates to MRAITSWTLAAALTAGLALLTCAAAWAQASAPVQRLRIVGGLAAVNQYTRQEEPFWTQELPKLTGGRVTAEIVPFDRAGIRGQEMLRLIQLGVVPFGTAILSLSATQEPVFGAPDLAGLNPDMKSVRRTVLAFRPYLEKTLRDRGIELLAVYAYPAQVVFCNKPFTSLADLATRRIRTSSPPQADLIEALGGVPVQTGFADIMTNMRSGNIECAITGTMSGNTIGLHEVTTHVHSMAINWGLSVFAANAAAWNALPPDVRKLLRDEMPKLEQAIWTEAERETGEGIACNTGSPTCQQGQKGKMAEVKASPTDDARRRAIFVGTVLARWVHRCGPSCADVWNRTIGPVVGLEARVK, encoded by the coding sequence ATGAGAGCGATCACGAGTTGGACCCTGGCCGCGGCGCTGACCGCCGGCCTGGCGCTGCTGACGTGCGCCGCCGCATGGGCACAAGCGTCTGCGCCGGTGCAGCGGCTGCGCATCGTCGGCGGATTGGCCGCCGTCAATCAATACACGCGCCAGGAGGAGCCGTTCTGGACGCAGGAGCTGCCCAAGCTCACCGGCGGCCGGGTCACTGCCGAGATCGTGCCTTTCGACCGCGCCGGCATCCGTGGCCAGGAGATGCTGCGACTGATCCAGCTCGGCGTCGTGCCCTTCGGCACCGCGATCCTGAGCCTGTCGGCCACGCAGGAGCCGGTGTTCGGCGCACCCGACCTCGCGGGTCTCAACCCCGACATGAAGTCGGTTCGCCGCACGGTCCTCGCCTTTCGGCCCTATCTCGAGAAGACACTGCGCGACCGCGGCATCGAGCTGCTGGCGGTGTATGCCTATCCGGCGCAGGTCGTGTTCTGCAACAAGCCCTTCACCAGCCTGGCCGACCTGGCCACGCGCCGCATCCGCACGTCGAGCCCGCCGCAGGCCGACCTGATCGAGGCGCTGGGCGGCGTGCCCGTGCAGACCGGCTTCGCCGACATCATGACCAACATGCGCAGCGGGAACATCGAATGCGCCATCACGGGCACGATGTCGGGCAACACGATCGGCCTGCACGAGGTGACGACGCACGTCCACTCGATGGCGATCAACTGGGGCCTGTCGGTCTTCGCCGCGAATGCGGCGGCGTGGAACGCGCTGCCGCCGGATGTCCGCAAGCTGCTGCGCGACGAGATGCCCAAGCTCGAGCAGGCCATCTGGACCGAGGCCGAGCGCGAAACCGGGGAGGGCATTGCCTGCAACACCGGCAGCCCCACCTGCCAGCAGGGCCAGAAAGGGAAGATGGCCGAGGTGAAGGCCTCGCCCACCGACGACGCGCGGCGACGCGCGATCTTCGTCGGCACCGTGCTCGCGCGCTGGGTGCACCGATGCGGCCCTTCGTGCGCCGACG
- a CDS encoding NAD(P)(+) transhydrogenase (Re/Si-specific) subunit beta → MSLNLVTLLYLIASVCFIQALKGLSHPTTSIRGNLFGMVGMGIAGFTTAALIVRLAGTGTGLIWVLLGLVAGGAYGAWRARTVEMTKMPELVAFFHSMIGMAAVFIAVAAVAEPYAFGIAAKGEPIPAGNRLELFLGAAIGAITFSGSVIAFGKLSGTYKFRLFKGAPVVFPGQHMLNLVLGLTTIALGLVFMVTGRWDAFFAMLLLSFVMGVLIIIPIGGADMPVVVSMLNSYSGWAAAGIGFSLNNSMLIIAGSLVGSSGAILSYIMCKAMNRSFFNVILGGFGGEAGGPAAATEQRPVKSGSADDAAFILGNAETVVIVPGYGLAVARAQHAVKELAEKLTHKGVTVKYAIHPVAGRMPGHMNVLLAEAEVPYDQVFEMEDINGEFGQADVAIILGANDVVNPAALTKGTPIYGMPILEAYKAKTVIVNKRSMAAGYAGLDNELFYMDKTMMVFGDAKKVVEDMVKAVE, encoded by the coding sequence ATGAGCCTGAACCTCGTCACGCTGCTGTACCTGATCGCGAGCGTGTGCTTCATCCAGGCGCTCAAGGGCCTGAGCCATCCGACGACGTCGATCCGCGGCAATCTGTTCGGCATGGTGGGCATGGGCATTGCCGGCTTCACCACCGCGGCGCTGATCGTCAGGCTCGCGGGCACCGGCACCGGGCTGATCTGGGTGCTGCTCGGGCTGGTGGCCGGCGGCGCCTACGGCGCCTGGCGCGCGCGCACGGTCGAGATGACCAAGATGCCCGAGCTGGTGGCGTTCTTCCACAGCATGATCGGCATGGCCGCGGTGTTCATCGCCGTGGCGGCGGTGGCCGAGCCGTACGCGTTCGGCATCGCCGCCAAGGGCGAGCCCATTCCCGCAGGCAACCGGCTCGAGCTGTTCCTGGGCGCGGCGATCGGGGCGATCACCTTCAGCGGCTCGGTGATCGCCTTCGGCAAGCTCTCGGGAACCTACAAGTTCCGCCTGTTCAAGGGCGCGCCGGTGGTGTTCCCGGGCCAGCACATGCTCAACCTGGTGCTGGGCCTGACGACCATCGCGCTGGGCCTGGTGTTCATGGTCACCGGCCGCTGGGACGCCTTCTTCGCGATGCTGCTGCTGAGCTTCGTGATGGGCGTGCTGATCATCATCCCGATCGGCGGGGCGGACATGCCGGTGGTGGTGTCCATGCTCAACAGCTACTCGGGCTGGGCGGCCGCGGGCATCGGCTTCAGCCTGAACAACTCCATGCTGATCATTGCCGGCAGCCTGGTGGGCTCATCGGGCGCGATCCTCAGCTACATCATGTGCAAGGCGATGAACCGCTCGTTCTTCAACGTGATCCTCGGCGGCTTCGGCGGCGAGGCGGGCGGACCGGCGGCGGCCACCGAGCAGCGCCCGGTCAAGAGCGGCAGCGCCGACGATGCCGCCTTCATCCTGGGCAACGCCGAGACGGTGGTCATCGTGCCGGGCTACGGCCTGGCGGTGGCGCGCGCGCAGCATGCGGTCAAGGAGCTGGCCGAGAAGCTCACGCACAAGGGCGTGACGGTCAAGTACGCCATCCACCCGGTGGCCGGGCGCATGCCGGGGCACATGAACGTGCTGCTGGCGGAAGCCGAGGTGCCCTACGACCAGGTGTTCGAGATGGAGGACATCAACGGCGAGTTCGGCCAGGCCGACGTGGCCATCATCCTGGGCGCCAACGACGTGGTGAACCCGGCCGCGCTGACCAAGGGCACGCCGATCTACGGCATGCCCATCCTCGAGGCCTACAAGGCCAAGACGGTGATCGTCAACAAGCGCTCGATGGCCGCGGGGTACGCAGGCCTGGACAACGAGCTGTTCTACATGGACAAGACGATGATGGTGTTCGGCGACGCGAAGAAGGTCGTCGAGGACATGGTGAAGGCGGTCGAGTAA
- a CDS encoding altronate dehydratase family protein: protein MDQPVDQPVIRIHPADDVVIARRQLMSGTALPGEGITVSGLIPPGHKVAVRAIAAGAPVRRYNQIIGIAKQPIAPGQHVHTHNLEFSSFERDYAVGQNAQATDYVMPPATFDGIVRADGRVATRNYIGVLTSVNCSATVARAIADHFRRDLHPEALAPYPNIDGVVALTHGGGCATASDGEPLQVLRRTLGGYARHANFAAILVVGLGCETNQIAGLLEQEGLAAGTQLHTFNIQDTGGTRKTVAHGIELVQWLLEGANRVTRQPVPASHIMVGLQCGGSDGYSGISANPALGAAVDLLVRHGGTAILSETPEIYGGEHLLTRRAVSQAVADKLLARLRWWERYCERNDAEMDNNPSSGNKAGGLTTILEKSLGAIAKSGTTNLIDVVEYAQTVKAKGLVFMDTPGYDPVSATGQVAGGANLICFTTGRGSAYGCSPAPSLKLSTNSALWTRQEDDIDVNCGTIIDGTESIAEVGRRIFEQMLVTASGRRTKSEEHGYGQNEFVPWQLGATM, encoded by the coding sequence ATGGACCAGCCCGTCGACCAACCGGTCATCCGCATCCATCCGGCCGACGACGTCGTCATCGCGCGGCGCCAGTTGATGTCGGGCACCGCGCTGCCCGGCGAAGGCATCACCGTGAGCGGCCTGATCCCGCCCGGCCACAAGGTCGCCGTGCGCGCCATCGCGGCCGGCGCCCCGGTACGGCGCTACAACCAGATCATCGGCATCGCCAAGCAGCCGATCGCCCCGGGCCAGCACGTGCACACGCACAACCTCGAGTTCAGCAGCTTCGAGCGCGACTATGCGGTGGGGCAGAACGCGCAAGCGACCGACTATGTGATGCCGCCGGCGACCTTCGATGGCATCGTGCGCGCCGACGGGCGCGTGGCCACCCGCAACTACATCGGTGTGCTGACCTCGGTGAACTGCTCGGCGACGGTGGCGCGGGCCATCGCCGATCACTTCCGGCGCGACCTTCATCCCGAGGCGCTGGCGCCGTATCCCAACATCGACGGCGTGGTCGCGCTGACGCACGGCGGCGGCTGCGCGACCGCCAGCGACGGCGAGCCGCTGCAGGTGCTGCGCCGCACACTGGGCGGCTACGCGCGGCACGCCAACTTCGCGGCCATCCTCGTCGTCGGCCTCGGCTGCGAGACCAACCAGATCGCCGGCCTGCTGGAGCAGGAGGGACTGGCCGCGGGCACGCAGCTGCACACCTTCAACATCCAGGACACCGGGGGCACGCGCAAGACCGTGGCGCACGGCATCGAGCTGGTGCAATGGCTGCTCGAGGGCGCCAACCGGGTGACGCGCCAGCCGGTGCCGGCCAGCCACATCATGGTGGGCCTGCAGTGCGGCGGCTCCGACGGCTACTCCGGCATCAGCGCCAATCCCGCGCTCGGAGCCGCAGTCGACCTGCTGGTGCGCCATGGCGGCACGGCCATCCTGTCGGAAACGCCCGAGATCTACGGCGGCGAGCATCTGCTGACGCGCCGCGCCGTGTCGCAGGCGGTGGCCGACAAGCTGCTCGCGCGGCTGCGCTGGTGGGAGCGTTACTGCGAGCGCAACGACGCCGAGATGGACAACAACCCCTCGTCCGGCAACAAGGCCGGCGGGCTCACCACCATTCTCGAGAAGTCGCTGGGCGCCATCGCCAAGAGCGGCACCACCAACCTGATCGATGTGGTCGAGTACGCCCAGACCGTGAAGGCCAAGGGGCTGGTGTTCATGGATACGCCGGGATACGACCCGGTGTCGGCCACCGGCCAGGTCGCCGGCGGCGCCAACCTGATCTGCTTCACCACCGGCCGCGGCTCGGCCTATGGCTGCTCGCCGGCACCTTCGCTGAAGCTGTCGACCAACAGCGCGCTGTGGACCCGGCAGGAGGACGACATCGACGTCAACTGCGGCACCATCATCGACGGCACCGAAAGCATCGCCGAGGTGGGCCGGCGCATCTTCGAGCAGATGCTGGTCACCGCTTCGGGCCGCCGCACGAAGAGCGAGGAGCACGGCTACGGCCAGAACGAGTTCGTGCCGTGGCAGCTGGGCGCGACGATGTAG
- a CDS encoding EAL domain-containing protein has translation MPHDAALRRPPLAALAHWLRGSMGARLIALFLGLLLVVQLAGLAALQASFARHARSVLPERLHTGSRVLQGLLDRQAQALQDGARLVAADPAFHEQLRSDDAAIIAAALNQHGTRLGATEAALVTPDFQLRASRQPDGTELAALAGRLAAAAATGGRACQVALLGGRAHHVVLVPIKAPQPAGWLLMGKPLDGGLAREMQSLSALQLTLLTQGPDSDAWLPAHSTLAPAQAQTLARHAWRAGQAPATLGAAGAELAVQPLWLTTPDSPGAGAVLAVLSLPLDDALRLPRDVQMALLAISVVGFAAFGLLGVLCVRRVTTPLGRLAAAADRLGAGDVATPVTDGVHRDDELGHLARAFEQMRVGVEHKQKEIVKLAYWDALTGLPNRVQFREALREAIRAAGDSGAPRTTVSVVMIDLDRFKQVNDVLGYRFGDLLLARIAERLSQHTVRGADLVARLGGDEFAVLLRDGGIDVARSVAQRIERAFDTPLTLEDHAIDMGGGIGFACWPQHAFDADTLLSRAEVAMHVAKRRGSGPQPYDPALDASSAQTLSLLSELRHAVDTGELRLLLQPKLALDSGDVVGAETLVRWQHPQRGLLAPPQFIPFAEQTGFIRSLTLWVFEEAARHWGTLESAGMRMPLSVNLSTRDLLDPELPQKLDALLVRHRVPAEAFCLEVTESAIMEDPQRAQATLDRLSALGFKLSIDDFGTGYSSLAHLKRLPVDELKIDKRFVLGMQADADDAKVVRSTIDLAHNLGLSVVAEGVENAAVWERLRELNCDQAQGFHLGRPMAAGEFLQWNARWVTRLRPDVPRGQVVLH, from the coding sequence ATGCCACACGACGCCGCCCTCCGACGCCCTCCGCTTGCCGCGCTCGCGCATTGGCTGCGCGGCTCGATGGGCGCGCGGCTGATCGCGCTGTTCCTCGGCCTGCTGCTCGTCGTGCAGCTCGCGGGTCTTGCCGCATTGCAGGCGAGCTTCGCCCGCCACGCCCGCAGCGTGCTGCCCGAGCGGCTGCACACCGGGTCGCGGGTGCTGCAAGGCCTGCTGGATCGCCAGGCGCAGGCCTTGCAAGACGGCGCCAGGCTGGTGGCAGCAGACCCTGCCTTTCACGAGCAACTGCGCAGCGACGACGCGGCGATCATTGCGGCGGCCCTGAACCAGCACGGCACGCGCCTGGGCGCCACCGAGGCCGCGCTGGTGACGCCGGACTTCCAGCTGCGAGCGTCCAGGCAACCCGACGGCACCGAGCTGGCCGCCCTGGCGGGACGCCTCGCGGCTGCGGCGGCGACGGGCGGGCGCGCCTGCCAGGTGGCGCTGCTGGGCGGGCGAGCGCACCATGTCGTCCTGGTGCCGATCAAGGCGCCGCAGCCGGCCGGGTGGCTGCTGATGGGCAAGCCGCTCGATGGCGGTCTTGCGCGCGAGATGCAAAGCCTGTCGGCGCTGCAGCTGACGCTGCTCACGCAGGGGCCCGACAGCGACGCCTGGCTGCCAGCCCATAGCACCCTAGCGCCGGCTCAGGCACAGACATTGGCGCGGCACGCCTGGCGGGCGGGACAAGCGCCCGCCACCCTCGGTGCCGCTGGCGCAGAGCTCGCCGTGCAGCCGCTGTGGCTCACCACACCCGATTCGCCCGGCGCCGGCGCAGTGCTCGCCGTGCTGTCGCTCCCGCTCGACGACGCGCTGCGCCTGCCGCGCGACGTGCAGATGGCACTGCTCGCGATCAGCGTGGTCGGCTTCGCGGCATTCGGCCTGCTCGGCGTGTTGTGCGTGCGCCGGGTCACGACACCGCTGGGCCGCCTCGCCGCCGCCGCCGACCGGCTCGGCGCCGGCGATGTCGCCACGCCGGTCACCGACGGGGTTCACCGCGACGACGAGCTCGGCCACCTGGCGCGCGCCTTCGAGCAGATGCGCGTCGGCGTGGAGCACAAGCAGAAGGAGATCGTGAAGCTCGCCTACTGGGATGCGCTCACGGGGTTGCCCAACCGGGTCCAGTTCCGCGAGGCCCTGCGCGAGGCGATCCGCGCCGCCGGCGACAGCGGCGCGCCGCGCACGACGGTGTCGGTGGTGATGATCGACCTCGACCGGTTCAAGCAGGTCAACGACGTGCTCGGCTACCGCTTCGGCGATCTGCTGCTGGCGCGCATCGCCGAGCGGCTGTCGCAGCACACCGTGCGCGGCGCCGACCTCGTCGCGCGGCTCGGCGGCGACGAGTTCGCGGTGCTGCTGCGCGACGGCGGCATCGACGTCGCGCGCTCGGTCGCCCAGCGCATCGAACGGGCCTTCGACACGCCGCTGACGCTCGAGGACCATGCTATCGACATGGGCGGCGGCATCGGGTTCGCATGCTGGCCGCAGCATGCGTTCGACGCCGATACGTTGCTGTCGCGCGCCGAAGTGGCGATGCATGTCGCCAAGCGCCGCGGCAGCGGTCCGCAGCCGTACGACCCCGCCCTCGATGCGTCCAGCGCCCAGACGCTGTCGTTGCTGAGCGAACTGCGGCACGCGGTCGACACCGGCGAGCTGCGCCTGTTGCTGCAGCCCAAGCTCGCGCTGGACAGCGGCGACGTCGTCGGCGCGGAGACGCTGGTGCGCTGGCAGCATCCGCAGCGCGGCCTGCTCGCGCCGCCGCAGTTCATCCCCTTCGCCGAGCAGACCGGCTTCATCCGCTCCCTCACGCTGTGGGTGTTCGAGGAGGCGGCGCGCCACTGGGGCACGCTCGAATCCGCCGGCATGCGCATGCCGCTGTCGGTGAACCTGTCCACACGCGACCTGCTGGACCCGGAGCTGCCGCAGAAGCTGGATGCCCTGCTGGTGCGCCACCGCGTGCCGGCCGAAGCGTTCTGCCTGGAGGTCACCGAGAGCGCGATCATGGAAGACCCGCAGCGCGCGCAGGCCACGCTCGACCGGCTGTCGGCGCTCGGCTTCAAGCTCTCGATCGACGACTTCGGCACCGGCTACTCGTCGCTCGCCCATCTGAAGCGCCTGCCGGTGGACGAGCTGAAGATCGACAAGCGCTTCGTGCTGGGCATGCAGGCCGACGCCGACGACGCGAAGGTCGTGCGATCGACCATCGACCTGGCGCACAACCTGGGCCTGTCGGTGGTGGCCGAAGGCGTCGAGAACGCCGCCGTGTGGGAGAGGCTGCGCGAGCTCAACTGCGACCAGGCCCAGGGCTTTCACCTGGGCCGGCCGATGGCAGCCGGCGAATTCCTGCAGTGGAATGCCCGCTGGGTGACCCGGCTGCGTCCCGATGTCCCGCGGGGCCAGGTCGTGCTGCATTGA
- a CDS encoding NUDIX hydrolase, with amino-acid sequence MSERWKPNVTVAAVIEHDGRFLLVEEHTPEGLRLNTPAGHLDPGESPLQGTVREALEETARAFFPDRFLGVYLARFERPQRGEDVTYLRLAFGGRAGPADPARALDTGIVRTLWMTLDEVRASCERHRSPLVLRCIEDYAAGRRFPLDAVHTDASVYGPS; translated from the coding sequence ATGAGCGAGCGCTGGAAGCCCAATGTCACGGTCGCGGCGGTCATCGAGCACGACGGTCGCTTCCTCCTGGTGGAAGAACACACCCCCGAGGGGCTGCGGCTGAACACGCCGGCCGGTCACCTGGACCCGGGCGAGTCGCCGCTGCAAGGCACGGTGCGCGAGGCGCTCGAGGAAACGGCGCGCGCCTTCTTCCCCGATCGCTTCCTGGGGGTGTACCTGGCCCGCTTCGAGCGGCCGCAGCGCGGCGAGGACGTCACCTACCTGCGGCTGGCCTTCGGCGGCCGAGCGGGGCCCGCCGATCCGGCGCGCGCACTGGACACCGGCATCGTGCGCACGCTCTGGATGACGCTGGACGAGGTGCGTGCCAGCTGCGAGCGGCATCGCAGCCCGCTGGTCCTGAGGTGCATCGAGGACTACGCTGCAGGACGACGATTCCCGCTGGACGCCGTGCACACGGATGCGAGCGTCTATGGCCCCTCGTAG
- a CDS encoding Re/Si-specific NAD(P)(+) transhydrogenase subunit alpha — MLIGVPLETAAGETRVAVTPETAKKLKAQGHTLRVQSAAGLNASATDEAYAAVGAEITDAQGAFGCDLVLKVRSPLDSELQLMKTGAALVGMLNPFDRDNLHRLAGSGVTSFALEAAPRTTRAQSMDVLSSQANIAGYKAVMMAADKYQRFFPMLMTAAGTVKAARVVILGVGVAGLQAIATAKRLGAVIEASDVRPSVKEQVESLGAKFIEVSYDTPEEKEAAEGVGGYAKPMPQSWLDRQKVEVAKRVAAADIVITTALIPGRPAPVLVTEEMVKSMKPGSVIVDLAAPNGGNCPLTEPGRTVQKHGVTLIGETNLPALVAADASALYARNVLDFLKLVIDKEGKFQVPMDDDIVAACLMTKDGQVLRK; from the coding sequence ATGTTGATAGGGGTTCCGCTCGAGACGGCGGCCGGGGAGACGCGTGTGGCCGTCACTCCCGAGACAGCGAAGAAGCTCAAGGCCCAGGGGCACACGCTGCGCGTGCAGTCCGCAGCCGGCCTCAATGCCAGCGCCACCGACGAAGCCTATGCCGCGGTCGGGGCCGAGATCACCGACGCGCAGGGCGCCTTCGGCTGCGACCTGGTCCTCAAGGTGCGCTCGCCGCTGGACAGCGAGCTGCAGCTCATGAAGACCGGCGCCGCGCTGGTGGGCATGCTCAATCCGTTCGACCGTGACAACCTGCATCGCCTGGCGGGCTCCGGCGTGACCAGCTTCGCCCTCGAAGCCGCGCCGCGCACGACGCGCGCGCAGAGCATGGACGTGCTGAGCTCGCAGGCCAACATCGCCGGCTACAAGGCCGTGATGATGGCGGCCGACAAGTACCAGCGCTTCTTCCCGATGCTGATGACGGCCGCCGGCACGGTGAAGGCCGCGCGCGTGGTCATCCTCGGGGTGGGCGTGGCGGGCCTGCAGGCGATCGCCACGGCCAAGCGGCTGGGCGCGGTCATCGAGGCGAGCGACGTGCGTCCCAGCGTGAAGGAGCAGGTCGAGTCGCTGGGCGCCAAGTTCATCGAGGTGTCCTACGACACGCCCGAGGAGAAGGAAGCCGCCGAGGGCGTGGGCGGCTATGCCAAGCCCATGCCGCAGAGCTGGCTCGACCGGCAGAAGGTGGAAGTGGCCAAGCGCGTGGCCGCCGCGGACATCGTCATCACCACCGCGCTGATCCCGGGCCGACCGGCACCGGTGCTGGTCACCGAGGAGATGGTCAAGAGCATGAAGCCCGGCTCGGTGATCGTCGACCTGGCCGCGCCCAACGGCGGCAACTGCCCGCTGACCGAGCCGGGGCGCACGGTGCAAAAGCACGGCGTCACGCTGATCGGCGAAACCAACCTGCCCGCGCTGGTGGCCGCCGATGCGTCCGCGCTGTACGCGCGCAACGTGCTCGATTTCCTGAAGCTGGTCATCGACAAGGAAGGCAAGTTCCAGGTGCCGATGGACGACGACATCGTCGCGGCATGCCTCATGACCAAAGACGGCCAAGTGCTGAGGAAGTGA
- a CDS encoding CAP domain-containing protein, with the protein MKSSRPPSVRSSVLLVPCVVILLAACGGGGSSEPQPAPPTAAAADATCGLPDFSASALARVNQVRATGATCGARGTFSPAAPVTLNARLTQAAAGHAQDMATNNYFSHTSLDGRTFSQRIDATGYQWTNVGENIAAGQATVNSVIDAWVASPDHCANMMNPVYTEIGLACVPAGSSNTYRTYWAMELGKPA; encoded by the coding sequence ATGAAGTCGAGCCGTCCGCCATCCGTCCGTTCCTCCGTCCTCCTCGTCCCGTGTGTCGTCATCCTGCTCGCCGCATGCGGCGGTGGCGGCAGCAGCGAACCGCAGCCCGCCCCGCCGACCGCCGCTGCGGCCGATGCCACCTGCGGCCTGCCGGACTTCAGCGCCAGCGCGCTGGCGCGTGTCAACCAGGTGCGTGCCACGGGCGCCACCTGCGGCGCCCGCGGCACGTTCTCCCCGGCCGCGCCGGTGACCCTGAATGCGCGCCTCACCCAGGCGGCGGCCGGTCATGCGCAGGACATGGCGACGAACAACTACTTCTCGCACACCAGCCTGGACGGGCGCACCTTCTCGCAGCGCATCGACGCCACCGGCTACCAGTGGACCAACGTGGGCGAGAACATCGCCGCCGGCCAGGCCACGGTCAACAGCGTCATCGACGCCTGGGTGGCCAGTCCGGACCACTGCGCCAACATGATGAATCCGGTCTACACGGAGATCGGCCTGGCCTGCGTGCCGGCCGGCTCCAGCAACACCTACCGCACGTATTGGGCGATGGAGCTGGGCAAGCCCGCGTGA
- a CDS encoding FMN-binding negative transcriptional regulator has translation MYTPTHFAETRPQVLHELMRAHPLGLLVTQDAGGGLDANPLPFILDADRGPHGTLRGHVARANPVWREARTDAETLIVFQGPQAYVSPSWYPSKAQGGKVVPTWNYVIVQARGRLAPIDDPVWLRRLVGELTERHEAGRPAPWRVEDAPAEYTTALLRAIVGIEIEIHSLQGKWKVSQNRPAADRDGVVQGLAAEGGDQARAMARQVQAPASGSGGIE, from the coding sequence ATGTACACGCCGACCCACTTCGCCGAAACACGCCCGCAGGTGCTGCACGAACTCATGCGCGCCCACCCGCTGGGGCTGCTCGTCACCCAGGACGCGGGAGGCGGTCTCGATGCCAATCCGCTGCCGTTCATCCTCGACGCCGACCGCGGGCCGCACGGCACGCTGCGCGGCCATGTGGCGCGAGCCAATCCCGTGTGGCGGGAAGCCCGCACCGACGCCGAGACGCTGATCGTGTTCCAGGGACCGCAGGCCTACGTGTCGCCGAGCTGGTATCCCAGCAAGGCCCAGGGCGGCAAGGTGGTGCCCACCTGGAACTACGTGATCGTTCAGGCGCGCGGGCGGCTCGCGCCCATCGACGATCCGGTGTGGCTGCGCCGGCTCGTCGGCGAACTGACCGAGCGCCACGAGGCGGGCCGGCCGGCGCCGTGGCGGGTGGAGGACGCGCCGGCCGAGTACACCACCGCGCTGCTGCGCGCCATCGTCGGCATCGAAATCGAGATCCACTCGCTCCAGGGCAAGTGGAAGGTCAGCCAGAACCGGCCGGCCGCCGATCGTGACGGCGTGGTGCAGGGGCTGGCCGCCGAGGGCGGTGACCAGGCGCGGGCGATGGCCCGGCAGGTGCAGGCGCCAGCATCGGGCTCGGGGGGCATCGAGTGA
- the mnmA gene encoding tRNA 2-thiouridine(34) synthase MnmA has translation MSAGKKQRVVVGLSGGVDSAVSAHLLKQQGHEVVAIFMKNWEDDDDDEYCSSRQDFLDAASVADVLGIEIEHVNFAADYKDRVFAEFLREYQAGRTPNPDVLCNAEIKFKAFLDHAMRLGAEKIATGHYARVRERNGRFQLLKGRDPLKDQSYFLHRLDQSQLAKTMFPVGELPKTEVRRIAAEIGLPNAKKKDSTGICFIGERPFREFLNRYLANTPGPIKDDRGRLVGEHVGLSFYTLGQRKGIGIGGLKEDRHAKGGSVHQPWFVARKDMDTNTLYVVQGHDHPWLLSSALVADEASWVDGTAPAAASIAAKTRYRQADAGCDIAPGANGVFELRFPQAQWAVTPGQSAVLYDGEVCLGGGMIARAA, from the coding sequence ATGTCGGCGGGGAAGAAGCAACGGGTCGTCGTGGGGCTGTCGGGCGGGGTCGATTCCGCCGTGTCGGCGCACCTGCTCAAGCAGCAAGGCCACGAGGTCGTCGCGATCTTCATGAAGAACTGGGAGGACGATGACGACGACGAGTACTGCTCGTCGCGCCAGGACTTCCTCGACGCGGCCAGCGTCGCCGACGTGCTGGGCATCGAGATCGAGCACGTCAACTTCGCCGCCGACTACAAGGACCGCGTGTTCGCCGAGTTCCTGCGCGAATACCAGGCCGGCCGCACGCCGAATCCCGACGTGCTGTGCAACGCCGAGATCAAGTTCAAGGCCTTCCTCGACCACGCGATGCGCCTGGGCGCCGAGAAGATCGCCACCGGACACTACGCCCGGGTCCGCGAGCGCAACGGCCGGTTCCAGCTGCTGAAGGGGCGCGACCCGCTGAAGGACCAGAGCTACTTCCTGCACCGCCTCGACCAGTCCCAGCTTGCGAAAACGATGTTCCCCGTGGGCGAGCTGCCGAAGACGGAAGTGCGGCGCATCGCCGCGGAGATCGGGCTGCCCAACGCGAAGAAGAAGGACTCCACCGGCATCTGCTTCATCGGCGAGCGGCCGTTCCGCGAGTTCCTCAACCGCTATCTGGCGAACACCCCCGGGCCGATCAAGGACGATCGCGGGCGCCTGGTCGGCGAGCATGTGGGCCTGAGCTTCTACACGCTGGGACAGCGCAAGGGCATCGGCATCGGCGGCCTCAAGGAGGACCGCCACGCCAAGGGCGGCAGCGTGCACCAGCCGTGGTTCGTCGCGCGCAAGGACATGGACACCAACACGCTGTACGTGGTGCAGGGCCACGACCACCCCTGGCTGCTGTCCAGCGCACTGGTGGCCGACGAGGCGAGCTGGGTCGACGGCACGGCGCCGGCCGCCGCGTCCATCGCGGCGAAGACGCGCTACCGCCAGGCCGATGCCGGGTGCGACATCGCGCCGGGCGCCAACGGCGTCTTCGAACTGCGGTTTCCGCAGGCGCAATGGGCCGTCACCCCGGGCCAGTCCGCTGTGCTGTACGACGGCGAGGTGTGCCTGGGCGGGGGCATGATCGCGCGCGCTGCGTAG